A genome region from Gemmatimonadaceae bacterium includes the following:
- a CDS encoding FkbM family methyltransferase encodes MTILQTLRSFAQDRLPAPVWEGARLVRQRFARAIFHPYTATHLFGRRELTVHINDDVARAWYDGDWKVPAEIEVIATRGQLRPGATVFDIGAHQAIVAMILAEQVGDSGRVVAVEASAHNAVTARANIATNGVRNVSVVHAAVSDTPGTLRFTPTLNGHVSTGRAPGVEVSAVTVDQLAAEYGLPDVLFLDVEGYEVHVLRGAAKTIHDARPDICVEVHSGGMGLEQFGTVDELLALIPGDYTILVAPPDVEPFVPLADGRTILDRRARLIALAPPDSSRATFRRNTA; translated from the coding sequence ATGACCATCCTTCAGACGCTTCGCTCGTTCGCGCAGGATCGCCTGCCCGCTCCAGTATGGGAGGGAGCCCGGCTGGTCCGGCAGCGTTTCGCGCGCGCGATCTTTCACCCCTACACCGCGACCCACCTCTTCGGCAGACGCGAGCTCACCGTCCACATCAACGACGACGTGGCGCGGGCCTGGTACGACGGCGACTGGAAGGTACCGGCGGAGATCGAGGTCATCGCCACGCGCGGACAGCTGCGGCCCGGGGCGACGGTATTCGACATCGGCGCGCACCAGGCGATCGTCGCGATGATTCTCGCCGAGCAAGTGGGGGATTCGGGACGCGTCGTCGCGGTCGAGGCGTCGGCGCACAATGCGGTGACCGCGCGGGCCAACATCGCTACAAACGGGGTTCGCAACGTGAGCGTCGTGCATGCCGCCGTGTCCGATACGCCCGGCACGCTTCGCTTCACTCCGACGCTCAACGGCCATGTTTCCACCGGCCGTGCCCCGGGCGTTGAGGTGTCCGCGGTCACCGTCGATCAGCTCGCGGCGGAATACGGACTGCCTGACGTGCTGTTCCTGGATGTCGAGGGATATGAGGTGCACGTTCTCCGCGGCGCCGCGAAAACGATCCACGATGCGCGTCCCGACATCTGCGTCGAGGTGCATTCGGGTGGGATGGGCCTCGAGCAGTTCGGGACCGTGGACGAGCTGCTCGCTCTCATCCCCGGCGACTACACGATCCTCGTAGCTCCTCCTGACGTCGAGCCTTTCGTTCCGCTGGCCGATGGCCGTACGATTCTCGATCGCCGTGCGCGGCTGATCGCTCTCGCTCCGCCCGATTCGTCGCGAGCGACCTTCAGGAGGAACACAGCCTGA
- a CDS encoding RNA polymerase sigma factor RpoD/SigA, producing the protein MAEVKRRRKAVATGIAPSEPERDILDQYLYEVSTYPLLKGNEEIEVARKIRAGDPDALQELVKRNLRFVISVAKKYQNRGLPLIDLIGEGNVGLLTAARKFDPDQGVKFISYAVWWIRQAILSSLARQGRTVRVPLNRTADLSRIIKASEILRQKMRREPTPEELSQLTGLSVDVVQSLAALNTGDVRLDAPMDPEGDRSLIERFVADEMPDTEEEAMNRFLNDEIGSALSTLPPRDAKVLRLYFGLEAGREHTLEEIGSMLGVTRERVRQLRDRALKRLREGDVGRALGSFAA; encoded by the coding sequence ATGGCTGAAGTCAAGCGCCGCCGCAAAGCGGTAGCGACCGGGATCGCTCCGAGTGAGCCGGAGCGCGATATCCTCGATCAGTATCTCTACGAAGTCAGCACTTATCCGCTGCTCAAGGGCAACGAAGAGATCGAGGTTGCCCGGAAAATCCGTGCTGGTGATCCGGATGCGCTCCAGGAGCTGGTGAAGCGCAACCTGCGCTTCGTCATTTCCGTTGCAAAGAAATACCAGAACCGCGGCCTTCCCCTCATTGACCTGATCGGTGAAGGCAACGTCGGTCTGCTGACCGCCGCAAGAAAGTTCGACCCCGACCAGGGCGTCAAGTTCATCTCTTACGCAGTGTGGTGGATCCGCCAGGCCATTCTCTCCTCGCTCGCGAGACAGGGAAGGACCGTGCGTGTTCCGCTCAATCGCACAGCGGATCTCTCGCGCATCATCAAGGCGTCGGAGATCCTGCGTCAGAAAATGCGCCGCGAGCCCACGCCGGAAGAACTGTCGCAGCTGACAGGTCTCTCGGTGGACGTCGTTCAGTCGCTCGCCGCACTCAACACCGGCGACGTGCGTCTTGACGCGCCAATGGATCCGGAAGGCGATCGCTCGCTCATCGAGCGCTTCGTCGCCGACGAGATGCCCGATACCGAAGAGGAAGCAATGAACCGCTTCCTCAACGACGAGATCGGGTCCGCGCTTTCGACGCTTCCCCCGCGGGACGCGAAGGTGCTGCGCCTCTACTTCGGACTCGAGGCCGGACGCGAGCACACACTCGAGGAGATCGGCTCCATGCTCGGCGTAACTCGCGAGCGTGTTCGCCAGCTCCGCGACCGTGCACTCAAGCGCCTTCGCGAAGGCGACGTAGGCCGCGCGCTGGGAAGCTTCGCGGCGTAG
- a CDS encoding ABC transporter ATP-binding protein, whose protein sequence is MIRLIDVHKAFGPKEVLTGFTLDVKEGETMVIIGYSGSGKSVAIKHIVGLLEPDQGTVWVDGLEVPKLTRPELYALRAKVGYVFQFSALFDSMTIGDNVAMGLRKEGKLSEPDILKRVSEALELVDLPNVETKMPAELSGGMRKRVGIARAIARRPKYVLYDEPTTGLDPVTSAVIDQLMVRMREKLGVTSIVITHDMRSAYRVGSRIAMLYEGTVRQVGTIDEIQHTSDPIVRQFIEGKADLELVEAGV, encoded by the coding sequence ATGATCCGCCTCATTGACGTCCACAAAGCGTTCGGCCCGAAGGAAGTCCTCACGGGCTTCACGCTCGACGTCAAGGAAGGCGAGACGATGGTCATCATCGGCTACTCGGGCAGCGGAAAGTCGGTCGCGATCAAGCACATCGTCGGATTGCTGGAGCCCGACCAGGGAACCGTCTGGGTGGACGGCCTCGAAGTCCCGAAGCTCACGCGACCAGAGCTCTACGCGCTGCGCGCAAAGGTCGGCTACGTCTTCCAGTTCTCCGCCCTTTTTGACTCGATGACGATCGGCGACAACGTCGCCATGGGTCTCAGAAAGGAAGGGAAGCTGTCGGAGCCGGATATTCTGAAGCGCGTCAGCGAAGCGCTCGAGCTCGTGGATCTCCCGAACGTCGAGACGAAGATGCCCGCCGAGTTGTCAGGCGGCATGCGAAAGCGCGTCGGAATCGCCAGAGCCATTGCCCGTCGTCCCAAGTACGTGCTCTACGACGAGCCCACCACCGGCCTCGATCCGGTCACCAGCGCCGTCATTGACCAGTTGATGGTGCGGATGCGCGAGAAGCTCGGCGTCACCAGCATCGTCATTACCCACGACATGCGGAGCGCGTACCGCGTCGGATCGCGCATCGCCATGCTCTACGAGGGCACGGTCCGCCAGGTCGGCACCATTGACGAGATCCAGCACACCTCCGATCCGATCGTGCGCCAGTTCATCGAAGGCAAGGCCGACCTCGAGTTGGTGGAAGCAGGTGTGTAG
- a CDS encoding AraC family transcriptional regulator, producing the protein MAKDNGAEPLELPVLLVYTARERARAFVRAAFPKRKWKVITARDVTEFRTTLRKVLVDAVLVDVGSSAATTSAGGESVMGHGATAAASPSDDTWRIGTLAHEFPSAPFFGISPLRATDAPAIARCAALEFCDILADGLDDAVARDIVAPRTFSARFTAALADPPQTLRLRTEMQLATWRSILASAGRPIRTAALAREVGVSREHLSRHFSAPGAPNLKRVIDLVRMVAAAELAKNPGLDVRDVAKILGFASSSHLAVTAQRVLGTRPASLSRLRTVDLIERFTQGRTRSRG; encoded by the coding sequence GTGGCTAAGGATAACGGCGCCGAGCCGCTCGAGCTTCCGGTTCTCCTCGTATACACGGCGAGGGAGAGAGCGCGTGCATTCGTGCGCGCGGCGTTTCCCAAGCGAAAGTGGAAGGTCATCACCGCACGCGACGTGACGGAGTTCAGGACCACGCTGCGCAAGGTTCTCGTGGATGCCGTGCTCGTGGACGTCGGGTCGTCCGCTGCGACGACGAGCGCGGGGGGTGAATCCGTGATGGGCCATGGTGCGACAGCCGCCGCCTCGCCGTCGGACGACACGTGGAGGATCGGCACTCTGGCGCACGAGTTCCCGAGCGCCCCGTTCTTCGGCATTTCTCCGCTGAGGGCCACCGACGCTCCGGCCATCGCGCGGTGCGCAGCGCTCGAGTTCTGCGACATCCTCGCCGACGGACTGGACGATGCGGTTGCCCGCGACATCGTCGCGCCGCGCACTTTCTCCGCGAGATTCACCGCCGCGCTCGCGGATCCGCCGCAAACCCTCAGACTCCGCACCGAGATGCAGCTGGCGACGTGGCGGTCCATACTCGCCTCCGCCGGACGACCGATTCGCACGGCCGCGCTGGCGCGCGAAGTGGGCGTGAGCCGCGAGCACCTGAGCCGCCACTTTTCAGCGCCGGGCGCACCGAATCTCAAGCGCGTCATTGATCTCGTGCGAATGGTCGCCGCCGCCGAGTTGGCGAAGAATCCCGGGCTCGACGTGCGGGACGTCGCAAAAATTCTCGGCTTCGCTTCATCGTCGCATCTCGCGGTCACGGCGCAACGCGTCCTCGGCACTCGCCCCGCTTCGCTGTCGCGGCTGCGAACCGTGGATCTCATCGAGCGATTCACGCAGGGGAGGACTCGGTCGCGGGGATGA